The proteins below come from a single Psychrobacter sp. PL19 genomic window:
- the rplK gene encoding 50S ribosomal protein L11, with protein MAKKIDGYIKLQVPAGKANPSPPIGPALGQKGVNIMAFCKEFNAATSSQEPGLPIPTVITVYSDKSFTFIMKSPPAAFLLRKAAGVTKGSGTPNTAKVGKVNREQLEEIVKTKNADLTAADLDAAVRTVAGTARSMGITVEGI; from the coding sequence ATGGCTAAGAAGATTGATGGCTATATCAAACTACAAGTGCCTGCGGGCAAAGCAAATCCTTCACCACCGATTGGTCCAGCCTTGGGTCAAAAAGGCGTGAACATCATGGCGTTCTGTAAAGAATTTAACGCTGCGACCTCAAGCCAAGAGCCAGGTCTACCGATCCCAACTGTGATCACGGTATATAGCGATAAGTCTTTTACCTTCATCATGAAGTCACCACCAGCTGCGTTCTTACTACGTAAAGCCGCTGGCGTTACTAAAGGTTCTGGCACACCAAATACCGCTAAAGTCGGTAAAGTGAACCGTGAACAACTCGAAGAGATCGTTAAAACCAAGAACGCAGACTTAACTGCTGCCGATCTTGATGCTGCTGTTCGTACCGTTGCTGGTACTGCCCGTTCAATGGGTATTACCGTGGAGGGTATATAA
- the tuf gene encoding elongation factor Tu — translation MAKAKFERKKPHVNVGTIGHVDHGKTTLTAAIATVAAITSGGEAKDYASIDSAPEEKARGITINTSHVEYDTEARHYAHVDCPGHADYVKNMITGAAQMDGAILVVSATDGPMPQTREHILLSRQVGVPYIIVFMNKCDLVDDEELLELVEMEVRELLSDYDFPGDDTPIVKGSATQALKGDEGPYGQPAIVELLGILDTYIPEPERDVDKAFLMPIEDVFSISGRGTVVTGRVESGIVKIGDEIEIVGIRATQKTTCTGVEMFRKLLDEGRAGENCGVLLRGTKREDVQRGQVLAKPGSITPHTKFDAEVYVLSKEEGGRHTPFLNGYRPQFYFRTTDVTGAIQLQDGTEMVMPGDNVEMGVELIHPIAMDKGLRFAIREGGRTVGAGVVANVNV, via the coding sequence ATGGCAAAGGCCAAGTTTGAACGCAAAAAGCCACACGTCAACGTCGGCACCATTGGACACGTTGACCATGGTAAAACCACCCTTACCGCCGCTATCGCAACCGTAGCCGCTATCACTTCAGGCGGCGAAGCCAAAGACTACGCGTCTATTGACTCAGCCCCTGAAGAAAAAGCCCGTGGTATTACCATCAACACCAGCCACGTAGAATATGACACCGAAGCCCGTCATTACGCACACGTCGACTGCCCAGGTCACGCCGATTATGTTAAAAACATGATCACTGGTGCCGCTCAAATGGACGGCGCAATCTTAGTCGTATCAGCAACTGACGGCCCTATGCCACAAACCCGTGAGCATATCTTGCTATCACGTCAGGTTGGCGTACCGTACATCATCGTATTCATGAACAAATGCGACCTCGTAGACGACGAAGAGTTGCTTGAGCTAGTAGAAATGGAAGTTCGCGAATTACTTAGCGACTATGACTTCCCAGGTGACGACACCCCAATCGTTAAAGGGTCTGCGACCCAAGCCCTAAAAGGCGACGAAGGTCCGTACGGTCAACCTGCTATTGTAGAACTACTAGGTATCCTAGACACCTACATCCCAGAGCCTGAGCGTGACGTCGACAAAGCATTCTTAATGCCAATCGAAGACGTCTTCTCAATCTCAGGTCGTGGTACCGTCGTTACTGGCCGTGTCGAATCAGGCATCGTCAAAATCGGTGACGAAATTGAAATCGTCGGCATCCGTGCCACCCAAAAAACCACCTGTACCGGTGTAGAGATGTTCCGTAAACTGCTTGACGAAGGTCGTGCAGGCGAAAACTGTGGCGTATTGCTACGTGGTACCAAGCGTGAAGACGTACAGCGCGGACAAGTATTGGCCAAACCAGGCTCAATCACCCCGCATACCAAATTTGATGCCGAAGTATACGTACTAAGCAAAGAAGAAGGCGGTCGTCACACCCCATTCCTAAACGGCTATCGTCCCCAGTTCTACTTCCGTACCACCGACGTCACTGGCGCAATCCAGTTACAAGACGGTACTGAAATGGTGATGCCTGGTGATAACGTTGAGATGGGCGTAGAGCTTATCCACCCAATCGCTATGGACAAAGGTCTACGCTTCGCTATTCGTGAAGGCGGCCGTACGGTAGGCGCTGGTGTGGTTGCTAACGTTAACGTTTAA
- the rplL gene encoding 50S ribosomal protein L7/L12, protein MALSKDDVLNAIAEMSVMDIVELISDMEEKFGVTAAVAAAAPAAAADGPAAEEQDEFDVILASFGEKKVAVIKAVREATGLGLKEAKDLVESAPTPIKEAVSKADGEELKKKLEEAGATVELK, encoded by the coding sequence ATGGCACTATCTAAAGATGATGTGTTAAACGCAATCGCTGAAATGTCAGTAATGGATATCGTTGAGCTTATCAGCGACATGGAAGAAAAATTCGGCGTAACTGCTGCTGTTGCTGCTGCTGCACCTGCTGCTGCTGCTGACGGTCCTGCTGCTGAAGAACAAGACGAGTTTGACGTTATTCTTGCCAGCTTTGGCGAGAAAAAAGTTGCTGTCATTAAAGCAGTACGTGAAGCGACTGGCCTTGGCTTGAAAGAAGCGAAAGATTTGGTTGAAAGTGCTCCAACACCAATCAAAGAAGCTGTTTCTAAAGCTGATGGCGAAGAGTTGAAAAAGAAACTTGAAGAAGCTGGTGCAACTGTTGAACTAAAATAA
- the rplJ gene encoding 50S ribosomal protein L10, producing the protein MALTLEQKQQVVAEVSEVAAKAYSAVAAEYHGIGVAKLTKLREQAREQGVVLKVVKNTLAKRAFEGTSFECMSDSLTGPLLLAFSMEDLGSAARIIFDFSKDNSALETKLVSVGGELFGPEDLERVAKLPTRDEALSILMATLNAPVTKLVQTMNAVPSKFVRTVAAIKDAKEAA; encoded by the coding sequence ATGGCATTAACGCTAGAGCAAAAACAACAAGTTGTGGCTGAAGTGTCTGAAGTTGCTGCTAAGGCGTACTCAGCGGTAGCTGCCGAGTATCATGGTATTGGTGTTGCAAAGCTTACTAAGCTGCGCGAACAAGCCCGTGAACAAGGTGTGGTTTTGAAAGTGGTAAAAAATACCCTAGCAAAACGCGCTTTTGAAGGTACTAGCTTTGAGTGCATGTCAGACAGTCTGACTGGTCCATTACTTTTGGCTTTTTCAATGGAAGATTTGGGATCTGCAGCTAGAATCATTTTTGATTTTAGTAAAGATAACAGTGCCCTTGAAACCAAATTGGTATCAGTTGGTGGTGAATTATTTGGTCCAGAAGATCTAGAACGCGTAGCGAAGCTTCCAACTCGCGACGAAGCGTTGTCTATCTTGATGGCTACCTTGAATGCACCAGTGACCAAGCTTGTCCAAACTATGAACGCAGTTCCTAGTAAGTTTGTTCGCACCGTAGCAGCAATTAAAGACGCAAAAGAAGCTGCTTAA
- the nusG gene encoding transcription termination/antitermination protein NusG has product MRWYIVQAFSGYEKQVQRSLTDRINRSDFAESFGDVLVPTEEVVEMKDGKKRKSERKFFPGYVLIQMEMNDNTWHIVKECPRIMGFIGGTPETPAPITQVEADRILNRLNQTEADPRPKTLFEPGEELLVIDGPFTDFKGLVERVDYEKSKLHLTVNVFNRPTQVELEFSKVEKLD; this is encoded by the coding sequence ATGCGTTGGTATATTGTCCAAGCGTTTTCAGGATATGAAAAACAAGTACAACGTTCATTAACTGATCGTATTAACCGTAGTGACTTCGCTGAGTCGTTCGGTGATGTGTTGGTTCCTACCGAAGAAGTCGTTGAAATGAAAGACGGCAAAAAGCGTAAGAGTGAGCGTAAGTTCTTTCCAGGATACGTATTGATCCAAATGGAAATGAACGATAATACTTGGCACATCGTTAAAGAGTGCCCTCGTATTATGGGCTTTATTGGTGGTACACCAGAAACTCCTGCACCTATTACTCAAGTAGAAGCCGATCGTATTTTAAACCGCTTGAACCAGACTGAAGCTGATCCACGTCCAAAAACTTTATTTGAGCCGGGTGAAGAACTATTGGTTATTGATGGTCCATTTACTGACTTTAAAGGGTTGGTGGAAAGAGTGGATTACGAAAAGTCTAAACTACATTTGACCGTAAACGTATTTAATCGACCCACCCAGGTCGAACTTGAGTTTAGTAAAGTTGAAAAACTAGACTAA
- the secE gene encoding preprotein translocase subunit SecE → MSNDQDNLENKLSDAKAADGGTLTKNKHISATNTSAVEVAKTGSAKDAMLWLLAIAVLIGATLANQYLPGYWQPANDVWVRIGIIVALFVFALVCLALTNQGRAFKTLLKDAAVELRRVTWPGKDETFQYTWQTLVVIAIAGFFIWLLDNFFNWFVGLFIG, encoded by the coding sequence ATGAGCAATGATCAAGATAACCTCGAAAATAAGTTATCTGATGCTAAGGCAGCCGATGGTGGAACGCTGACTAAAAATAAGCACATATCAGCGACCAATACCTCTGCGGTTGAAGTTGCTAAAACTGGCTCAGCAAAAGATGCTATGTTATGGCTACTGGCCATCGCAGTCTTAATCGGTGCGACTTTAGCCAATCAATACTTACCGGGTTACTGGCAGCCTGCCAATGATGTCTGGGTACGGATTGGCATTATCGTCGCCCTTTTTGTATTTGCACTGGTATGTCTTGCATTAACTAACCAGGGCCGTGCATTTAAAACCTTATTAAAAGACGCTGCCGTAGAACTACGCCGCGTTACATGGCCTGGTAAAGACGAAACCTTTCAATACACATGGCAAACACTTGTCGTGATCGCTATTGCTGGGTTTTTTATTTGGTTATTGGATAACTTTTTTAATTGGTTTGTTGGCTTATTTATTGGTTAA
- the rplA gene encoding 50S ribosomal protein L1 yields MSKLTKRQKEINSRIENEKLYTIEEAVQILNDLPALKFKESIDIAVNLGVDPRKSDQVVRGATNLPAGTGKTKRVAVFAQGAAAEAAKAAGADIVGFEDLAESIKAGNMDFDVVIAAPDAMRVVGQLGTILGPRGLMPNPKVGTVTPNVAEAVTNAKAGQAQYRVDKAGIIHTTIGQVGFTAEQVMQNAHALIADLKRAKPATSKGIFIKKITISSTMGPGITIDPIPHRVNK; encoded by the coding sequence ATGTCTAAGCTAACCAAACGCCAAAAAGAAATCAATAGCCGTATCGAAAACGAAAAATTATACACTATTGAAGAAGCCGTACAGATTCTAAATGATTTACCCGCTTTAAAATTCAAAGAGTCTATCGATATTGCGGTAAACTTAGGTGTTGATCCACGTAAATCGGACCAAGTCGTTCGTGGCGCTACTAACCTTCCTGCGGGTACTGGTAAAACCAAGCGCGTTGCTGTGTTCGCACAGGGCGCTGCTGCCGAAGCTGCTAAAGCAGCGGGCGCTGACATCGTTGGTTTTGAAGACTTAGCAGAATCAATCAAAGCCGGTAACATGGACTTTGACGTGGTTATCGCTGCTCCTGACGCCATGCGTGTTGTTGGTCAATTAGGTACGATCTTAGGCCCACGTGGTTTGATGCCTAACCCTAAAGTCGGTACCGTAACGCCTAACGTTGCAGAAGCCGTAACCAATGCTAAAGCCGGTCAAGCACAATATCGTGTTGATAAAGCAGGTATTATCCATACCACTATCGGTCAAGTTGGTTTTACCGCTGAACAAGTGATGCAAAATGCTCATGCGTTAATTGCTGATCTAAAGCGTGCCAAGCCTGCGACCTCTAAAGGCATTTTTATCAAAAAAATTACTATCTCAAGCACTATGGGCCCAGGTATCACTATTGATCCTATCCCTCATCGTGTTAATAAATAA